One region of Anser cygnoides isolate HZ-2024a breed goose chromosome 22, Taihu_goose_T2T_genome, whole genome shotgun sequence genomic DNA includes:
- the LOC136786756 gene encoding zinc finger CCCH domain-containing protein 11A-like yields the protein MSKQGDDCYFYFYSTCTKGDNCSFRHCEAALGNETVCTLWQEGRCFRNVCRFRHMEIDKKRGEIPCYWEKQPVGCQKANCAFHHAKGRYIDGVFLPPSKTTLPSPPESVDDDLKVAQMSLQQNKLSVQSNPSP from the exons ATGTCTAAACAAGGAGACGATTGctacttctatttctattctaccTGTACCAAG GGAGACAACTGTTCCTTCCGCCACTGCgaagctgctctggggaacgAGACAGTCTGCACGCTGTGGCAGGAGGGTCGTTGTTTCAGGAATGTCTGCCGATTCAGACACATGGAAATTGAC aaaaagcgCGGTGAGATTCCCTGCTactgggagaagcagccagtaggctgtcagaaagccaactgtgctTTTCATCACGCAAAGGGACGTTACATCGATGGAGTCTTCTTACCACCAAGCAAGA cTACACTGCCAAGTCCGCCTGAGTCCGTGGACGATGATTTGAAAGTGGCTCagatgtcactgcagcaaaacaaactttctgtccAGTCCAATCCCTCTCCATAG